CTCACCTTCAACTCCAGCGGTGCCTGTTTcccattacatttgttttactcTTTATATGTTGTCCTTCAGCTTTCAATGACTACATACACAGGAGTCGATAATACGACTCCACTCTTTCTCCGCGTCTATGCAGATGATACGTTTATGTTCATGTCAGAATTCACTTCACATTGATATCCAGATCAGATATTAAGATTAGCAAGATGACGTCATGTTAATCACAATAACGGTTTTGCTCTCTTGAATGGCTGGTTCCCCTTTTACATTCATTGATAATGTCCAGAAAAGTTAAAAACACACTTGCATTGTCAGAGCTGACTAAAACGTACGTTCCAAACAATcaatgaaagacaaaaaaagacccACACACTGCTTCTTTTTTGAATTCTCGGCTATGGACTACAAACGACTTCAAGATTTAAAGGTTGTGTGTTGCAGCTTGGAGGCTTCCTGTGTCTCCTTTGAATCGTTTCCCATGGAGTTAATCATCATTTACATCCTTCAATGTTCGTGGTTGTTTCATAAAATTTGGAACGTCTTGGCTCAAGAGTTAGTAAGGACAAACAAGTGCCACAACACGTTGCCATGTTTGCTTTTTCTGATTACCTGCTGAcgtctgcaaaagaaaacgacaCGAAGCACATGAGTGTTTTAGCATTGACCCTGAGACTTTTATGTGCAGGAATGAGCTAAAAATGTACGCTGATATCCTCTTTCTAAAGTGCTTAAGATGATGGTTAAAGGTGCAGTGAGCCATGCTgcacaaagattgttgatattgaactcaactgccaaacaaatataTCCCCCCCCTCAGATTCATGGACAgataatagtgcgttccattttcCTCGGAACTCAGAAACcaaagctgggaatgacgtcacacccgagttgaatgtgtCACTgtgttcattgttttcattagctctagccaggttagccattgttagcaatgccagttcatatgtgttattaacccctaggttcattttgtgccggaattgtcctttaacagaAGATTATTTTtagcgcacacagaaaatagagagctaggtgactgtgaggagatagttgaattgaatttgacaaaaaagtgtattggattaacatcacttaccACTGTACCTTTAACGGCCTTTGTGTTTGTCGTGTGCAGCACCTGATACTGCAGGAGGACCGCAGCTGCATCCTGAAGCTGTCCCTGGAGAAGCTGAGGTTCCTGGAGGACCCAGAGGCCTACCTACGGCGCTCCGTCCTCATCAACAACCTGCTGAGGAAGATCCAccatgaggaggaggagctggaggccgaagcggaggaggaggaggaggaggaggaggaggaagaagatgaggtagaagaagaggaagaagaagtagGAGAAGAAGAGGCGGTGATGGGAGAGAGGGGGCAGCGGAAGCTGTTGTACCCGGACAGGAAGAGGGTGAAGGTGCTGGTGATGGACTGCTGCTCACCGGCGTTTGgcctggaggagctgcagcattacCGGCTGGTGCCCTGTTACCCATCAGCCCTGTACAGCCTGGGTACCTGCCCGGGCCTCACGCCCAACCACCAGGTCCTTCTCTACAACCTGGACGACAACGGCTGACTGTCCACACCTCGCTGCctcttttcaaagtttttagaAATGCGGGGTAAGTTCAAGATACAGGCATGTGGACATGTACTGTTTGTTCATGATCGCCAGGAGGAAAGCTACAGTCGTTTCTCCACCTACAACctttaaaaggaaaatgtgCCGTGGGGGTTTGCCAGGATGTCACTTCCTCTCTTCATTTTGCTAAGAGGCAGCAGTGGATTTGAGAAAGAAACAACCCAGATTCTCCTTCTGCTTCAGGATCAACGTGGGTTGGTCTCTGATGGTTGATGTCAAACTCTGTCGCAGCGCCACTGCCATTTTATCATACGTGCAAATGTGAGAGACTCAAAGCCGGCTGTTGATGTTGTGTAATTGATTCTTATTGTTATCGTTGCTCATGTGAACCGTGAGCCTATTCAGGGATTTACAGACTGCAGGCTACTTTTTTTGATGCACCTTAACTTGCGTGGAGAATATGAATATGTGCTGTTATGCTTCTGTTATCTTTTTATGCTACTGTGTGATTTATGAAATATTCTGTGTGTAACATTCCCTGGACTGTGTGAATCGCCGTGCTATCTCATGGTACTCCGTCCTCTGAGAGATGCATTTACTGCCTGTAGGGAAGACAAGTTGTTTTCTCTGTATTTGACGTCCTGTGTTTTGCATTACTTTGCCGCCCTCTGCTGGTGAAATAATTCATCTTGAAGCCCTTTATGTGTTCAAATCTTACAATGCAAGtggatgaaaagaaaagatggtAACATTTTACTTTAAGTCCCCTTGTTTAGCATTCATAAGCAGTACATGAATGGTTTATAACACATCATAGGTAGGCACCCATAAATGGAGGCTGCTGTATTAAAATTATTGACAATATCGTAAAATGCAGATATAATACTATAAGATGTCTTCATAGGAGAAGTTACAATTGACAACAAATACTATACATTAAGAAATACTTAAAGTGCCCTTATATCTGCGTACAACTGTGTTTTAACCCGTTTATTAAAGGTTTATAAAGTGCTTGTAATACTAAACAGGAGGGGGTTAAAGTGTTACAGAAAAGAGGAATCATGTTTCTtatttgttttccctttttcatGTTTTGAGGGAAACTGGCATCTCCTCTCATTCTCTTGAGCTCTAAGaagtaaaaaacaactttttttgtcTGCTACCAAATCATTTGTACGTGATCGATTTTCAGCCCCATGGTGTTTTGAAGCTGAATTTCAGAGCACAGAATGTCTTTAGATATTATATTCCATATTTTTTACTATCAGTCCAGGGGCTCGTTTCAGCAAGGAGGTTTACCAAACTCTGAGTCtgaccctgaactctgagttgatttaccctgagatggaaactctgacttctcggttccagaacagctgatatgagttggttcaatcaactcagagtatgttcacgcgcgtgcaccaccacaataaaaaggcagcatgaatggagccatgatactacgattcaccatggtaacaaccacaaacaaactgatcAGCATACTTTATCCCTCTGGAACTGGAactactcatgcgcacatacagtgagtttgaatatatattttgttaaaaaagagaaaattgcTGTTGGAGTCTATGCGTAAGCtgtaatatagtgtattaatttcatatttaatcacaggtaacttgtaatattactggtgaaaactggaatggtattgaattcaattccattttatttatagtgtcaaatcataacaggaattatctcaggacactttacagatagagtaggtctagaccacactctataatttacaaagtcccaacaattccagtaattcccccaagagcaagcatttgtggtgaggaaaaacttccttttaggaagaaacctgggacagacccaggctcttggtaggcggtgtctgacggtgctggttgggggggtgatgaacagtggcaataatattACACCTATCATTTCATTTGGGTGCAATCCTGCAGGCGAAAAAGTAAactactactaatcccattctgaggctgcagcaccatcattaacagaattctaatgtataattataatttataatcatttaattctttttaatggctcttactggtttgtgtccagggaacactacaaaaacgtttaaaaaacgtttcagagtgagtcacactcttctgacggctcTTTGCTACACTGGCTTTACAAAAATGCTCCGCCTCACCAAACGTAATGCggcacaaagaatctgctgggatgtagagcatgttcacgatgggtgacgttagtgatatgaggacggataaggttatgtaggctacataactgatagactgggaagaaaaaccataccgctcaaataggctAGGCtcatctggaaatgaaaatgcatctatagtcggggcctcaatatcatctccagacgtatgtttaactccctgagaagtaatacagcttcttcatcaacgggatcatcgacaaaaggaaatgccatgttcaAGAAAaagtctgcctaacatggttaataaaccaacactttatttattcatgcagataacaaactgaggttgagttaccatagtaactgactctgaggttaagttaccataGTAGCTGACTCTGAGGTTGAGTTACCATAGCAGCTGACTCTGAGGTtgagttaccatagtaactgactctgaggttaagttaccataGTAGCTGACTCTGAGGTTgagttccctctctttctgaaggGCTGGAGTTCCCCCtttctctcaggtttgattaacctctctttctgtttccctcatctcagagTTAACTAACTCAGAGTtctcactaaacctgctttctgaaacagacctctgtagcctaCTAcaaatccagatcaacatgtcctggatttctttcagttccccgtcttcacctaacctaacaaccgcggtcctgcataacctcacgacgctggttatcaactagttcaatcaacccagggtttcgcAATCCAGCGACGCGCGTCACATAAAAGAggcacgaccaatcacaaacatctaccagagccacatatgctttagccttttattttagTTGCAACcatggcagtggtaagcgatcgtgaaATAGTACTacataattcaaactgatgtgcgcattggcaacacacaatgtaattccctccgctgaaaatctatatctttcataaaatacccatcagggaatgttaacgggttgtctgtctctaaatgttttaacttttctgagcgcacctctctctctgcacccACCGAGCTCCACcagatcttctaagaacggtgacgccgttatcaaccgagtatggattggtcagtaggcggtgctttaaaggccctgacacaccaacccgacggccgaccgtcagcagtaaagccagtcggactgatcagtttccccgagttggtccaaaaaagTACCTCGggacacaccgaagagacgagacgtaataatctgtattgtcgcccaaaaaatgaaaactgaattggaggaacgcgtcacatgggtctggctgctcccgaatatcaaagccagaccataatggcggctcgttcagaataccatctcatattgtactaaaatagttcaccgaaacgtgtttctgaaaacatgtgaagagagaaacaggccgtgcagttgctgaatctgtcttcatttcagatcaacaaaggtcagtttaacagatgttagtccgattttgagaggcgttcttcacgctcatcctgctcatCATTcccgggttagctctccaccaatcagatcaGGTCACTGAGTCCGACAGCCCACTGGccaattcaacaagtcaaatcggcccaaatgaaggccgacggctcctcctcCACGACGACACAGCatacagactcgagtcactgacctcgccagactgtccgatagACGATAAtcagcttggtgtgtcagcgcctttacaccggttgatctctattCTCCAACATAACCATaaaggttaggtgttcagcgtaagttaccacggcgattgaacccggtaacaagtgatccaccgtcgtgatacacaaaaccctgggttgaacctgaagttacctcggtaacgccaaatcttgcttcctAGTCCAGGCCTCTGCTTTGTGAAACGGGCCCCTGGTTGTAGCAGCGGGTGCTATGTTGTCACAGAGACTGAGTTTTGCTAAGTCGTCAGaagatattttattatttcatgtggCACAGCGCGTGCTTTATAAAGCTGACTAATCTGCTGTATGACAACGGAGATTAATGAGTCATCCTTTTCATCCTCTTTTATGTGTTTTGAGTGTTCAGTCCAGCAGTTTCACTGGGTTTGAAAATGTCTTGATCTTGATAACAATCACTAcaatggaaaacaacaacaaactgcagGCAACTACTAAAGAGAAGCTTgatattttaaaacaataatttatattttgatGAAAATGTATATTCCATATTTAAGATAAACTATTTTGAAAAAGGGCAAGTAGACTTTTTTCAGGTGATTGATTATCAAATAAAGTACGTGAAGTGACaatgtttgtatgtgttgtgGTTGTGATGCATTGTGTAGCAGTAGAAGTAGTCAAATCTATCTACTTTATTTagtttcacactttttttttaatattaatatgaaCGTTTGTTTGttcatattaatataaaaagtGTAGGCTACATCAAATGATACGCTAAGCGCGGTCACGATACGTCGTGACGTCTTGAACACATCTATGGCGTGCGCGCCGCAACTGTTGCCTTCATTTGCTCCTACCAAACTCAAAATGTAGAGGCTCAAATCCTAAATGGCCAGCTAAGTATAcagatagataaaaaaaaacaaaaaactaaatgttgatAATAATGTCGATTTGTCACAGAAAAGTCTTCATTCTTTATCGTACGATTTTGTTATTATAccatgttcatatttttgtttacatttcgttgttttgttttcaaacaAAGCCTACAAATGTAGCTTTgataataaaatgtgtttgttaatAATAAACATTGAACTTCAAAGTCACCACTAAAGAAGACAAAGTAAAAGGAAGGCAGTTTGAATACAGTGTACATGCAGGGCTATAGTTTTTCCAAATAGGCCTACCGAGGTCATGAGCCCAAGTCTCTCCAATGCAGCTCACCTCGAAAGGTTTTTATTATACAGCATTTTTATATGTATCTATTCCGTTCAGTCAGGCTTGGGTCTTGGACTTGTTTACTTATTCTTTGATACGATATTTTCTGATTTAAGTCAGGAAACTTCTCTAACTTAATAATTTTAGAGTTTGATATAATTTGTTAAACGAAAACACTTCAGAACATGAAGGTAATATATAGACCAGAATCTGTGTCCGTTTGGTTTTAAGTGAGTAAAGAATTGCTAAATTTCCGACAGCACCAGAAGGCACCAGGGAAGGCTCGCTCCCCTGCGTGCTCCGTAGATCTGTCAGATGCAGGATACTACTCAGATAGCGGTTACTGAACGCATCTGGACGCTGTCGAACAAGAACCGATCCGTTCGGTTTGTCCGTTATCGTCTTAccggaaacattttttttttaaataatactaCCCGCCGTTATAActtgttgtagtttaaaaatgATTCAGAGTTCTCTCTGCCAGGATACACGgtttaactagctaacgttagccgagaGCAGCTAACGTTCATCGTCCACTGTTTGGGGGAAAGTAGCGGAGTCCGTGTTCTTTCTTTCAGCCGTGTGGGGGGTGAGTGAACCGGAGTAAATATGGAGAAAAGTAACCGTTTTGTAGAACTGTACCGCTATCTGCAAGACCCCCACCTTGTTGCCCGCTTTCAGCGCTTTTGTGGAGTACGCGGTTCATTTTCGAGAACCGTCTGTGCTGGTAGTAACGttaccaccaccagcagcagtaGCAAGGAAGCAGACCGGACTTACTCGCACAACAACGGTGCTTGCCATCATCACATCACCGAAGAAAATGAGAGTGAAAACTTGGCCGTTATCGGAGCTGGGGAAGGGGAAAAAGCACAAACGGCAGCAGTGGGTGTTCGAAAGAGGATCACCGATTCAAATGTTCCAaaaaacagaggagaggagagtgaaTATGCTCCCCAGAACGGGGCACTTGTGTCCGCTTCGACCGCCAAGGGAGAAACGGTTGGTGTGGGCAGTATCGGCCGTTGCCTCGCCGGGGCCACCGCCGCGGGTCTGGGCGGTCATAGCGGGGTCCGGCCGGACTTTTCAGAGGCAACCGAAACAGAGGAGAGGCAAACGGAGAAGAGCAGCACAGTGAAACCCCTACGCAAAAACTCTCTAACGGGCGACGCCGGGCAGGAGTTCctcatcgagaaccggttcttGTACTACATGTTCACTTTCGGAACCGAACTGGGAAACGAGCTCTTTTACATCACCTTCTTCCCCTTCGTCGTGTGGAACGTGGACGCCTTTGTGGGCAGGAGGCTGATCATGGTGTGGGTCTGGGTCATGTACCTGGGGCAGTGCACCAAGGATGTGATCGGGTGGTCCCGGCCCGCTTCTCCACCTGTGGTCAAAGTGGAGATGTTTTACAACTCTGAGTACAGCATGCCGTCCACACACGCCATGTCGAGCACCGCCATCCCCTTCTCCCTGTTCTTCATGACCTACGGCCGCTGGGAGGTACAGTAAAACCATATTACATGCCGtcaaagtgttaaaaaaaaagaaagaaaagaaatggaatATGAAATGCAGTAGCAGAGAAAGGGAAGTTGGCAAAGGTAATTCCTCATGATTTCAACAAAAGAAACTGAGAAAGTTCCTCTTGTGATGTTTCACAACACATCACAGGTTCCTTTTATTTGCATATTCGGAAACACTAGCAACAACTGATGATGATCAACACTGGGATGATCTCACGCAACCTTTAGCAGACCAGTAAATGCATGAGCGTTATAGAGCAGCAGGGTGAGtctagtacttgagtaaaaacaCAATAGCCTATATACTGGCCCATTGGCACTTTTATAGACACATTTTTGGGAAGGAGCCCTCTACTCAAACAGTTGGGTCAAAGTAAAGACACTGAAGAGGATATATGGAACATAGAAACACCTTTTAGTTATTTCAACAGCATCTCAAACTAGTCTCCAAAAGtccataaagttgaatcaacacctctaaaACAGTATCAACAAAATTCATCATTCATAAATCAACATTATAagtaatataatattatttttttttttttaaacattataagTAATACAAGTATTTCAAGTAATTCATAGGGACCACCTGACGTCACAGTACTTTGTCGCTGACATTACACGGTTGATGTCCTGTTAAagcatttaatatttttttcttcttgggCCATATCTTGGTGTCGTTTACCAATCCTGCAACAGCGTATTGATAGGCATCTGTACTCTTGTATAGGGATGGATTATGTAACGTTACAaggtaaatgtaaatgtcaggAAAAGTAAGTTGGGGCAGACGCTTAGCAGATTTTAAaaggtaactactgtttttttttttcaacctggaccctatgttcctatgtttttgtgtcgaagtgactgatgggaacaagctttgacattggtccagtattaaaggtgcagtaggtaagccttctaaaactccctttctgtcatatttgctgaaactgaccctatgttccagtagaactacatgaagcaggtcatttaaacaaaagtccagctcctctggctccacctacagcctggagtgagatttataaaaatccacagctccctgttcagatgcaccaatcaggaccaggggggggggtctaactgtgtgccaatcactgctcatgcacattcattctcccgtgtagggggaggggcttaggagaccattttgggctttagcggaaagggggggagggactgagaagttgtcaatgttcacattttttggctaagtcctggatcttcccaatcctacctacggcacctttaagctacatcgctgcagtcggcagcggcgaaacaagctacaatgtagtccagcttgtatttaccttcacaaaagtgctcgttttgccactgacaggctcagattaatattctaagtgtctgacaacattatggaaaggatttctaaggaggtcgaccttactgttaaagagtaagatcctttttttaaacataaaaacagccgCGAAATTGcgtaaacccaccagactccatgtaaataaacagtaattttaacatcgtaaaacacacttcattcaaagtcgacagaaacaaaataaaactatgaaaagatgttttgagtcatctttccacttttccaaccatcacaactctagttttggttgaaataatcACATAGTTTACcgttttacatgtgaaaatatgttggcactatacacgctaaaagtattgtcttttttaaatggagtctggtgagtttagcGCTAgcaacctcagagctgtttctggttaaacagaaaggtcttaaagaggttttaaaggtctgtctctgaagggatcctttccataatgttgtcagacacttagaatattaatctgagcctgtcagtggcaaaacgagcacttttgtgaaggtaaatagaagctggacaattgctctattaacttacattgtagcttatttctccgctgccgactgcagagatctctcttaatactggaccaatgtcaaagattgttgttcccatcagtcacttagacaaaaacataggaacataggttccaggttgaaaaaaacggtagttaccctttaagggaCAAAATACAATTGGAGGGTAATAAATATGAATCACAACCAATATCCaatgtctttctgtctcatttAGATGCGTTGTTGCCATGCCTGTATCTAAAAACTTGCGTATCTGTAGCCTAGCTCTATGTAGCTCTATTGCTGTTTCGGACACAAATATGGCGGCGGGAATGCCTGAAGTGACGTCTTTGGTACACACGAATAAACTGGCAACCAAGTCTAAGAAAACAATGTATATATTCAGTTCCTGTAATAACTGAATATaaacaaactacaacacaaaaaaaattatttaaattaaatactGCAGTTTCCTATGTCACATTTTCCAGCATTTGTCTCTGCATACCCACCAGCATCTCACAGCACAGTCTATTGATGTGCCATGTGGCAACTCTTGATACAGGATCACTGCCCTCTGAGGCGGCATCCTTACCAATTAATGTGCGGTTGACCCAGTGGATACAGTGACAGAAGCCAACAGCCGCAGCTGTTGAGCTGTATGAGCACATTTGTTGACTCTTTAATGCTTGCACTGCTGTGAAATCAAGCTCATTGTGTTTACAACAAGGCTAAAAGTCTGCAGTTCTACAGCCAGCTGACAGTCCTGTGATGCTACAGTTTAATGCTTAATACACAGCATAGAAGATGGATACAAAATGTAGAGGCCAgatcaacagaaaatacagcaacaattttgataatcaattaagtCGTAGTTTCACCAATAATGGCAAAGTTCATTGGTTCCTGCTTGTCAAATGTATTTGCCATGTTtcttaggccggctacacactgcctgcgtggcgtgagcgtggcgtttctgctGCGTGTccgctgcgtggatttttctatgtctttacacaccagaaacatgtgacgcggcgctgctgctgctagccttgtctgtacacatgtatatttcctattgataaaatgaaataccatgttaaacataaatatatactgatctgattacagcaaagacgacgtcggcagtattgatggcaaaataggctccagaatatttaaTTCtatattgacaggtgcaatattagaaagttgataattatttattattattttttaattattatatttatatctgcatttatgtcaaaacctagagactttcaaacatcaacatgtcatttattaatatgtatttgtgttaaaatgacatataaacatcttttcgtagtctattttgtctggaaacgcttccaacacgcttgcatgtcgcgtgaaaaatagacGTTGGTTCTATTTCAACAATTTGCAACAATTACCTGTAGTTAGTAGGCCGGAGACTGCACTGATTACCACTTCTTCttgcattttcatttaattgaaAAACGACACTTTTTCTTCAGGAAGTAACGCGCACAAAAGTCTCCCAGAAAGCTAGGGAAAAGACTGTGTTCTCCAAATCATTGCTTGATGTTAAACGGCCTTTAACCTTGGTGTgggtaaagaaagaaagaaaactgtgTGGGAGCCCTGTATTGTGTTGTCTGAATCAGAGCAGGCAGGAGCAGGGGTGAGATTGATTTACGGCTCTCTGCCTCCCCATCTGTCTGCCGGAGCAGGAGATAAGAGAGGCGGCCCCTGACCTCCGAGTGAGGGGCTCCAACAAGATAAGACTGATTTAGTGTCTGTAGCCCTCTCATATCTCCTCACAGGTCTTTCTCTACCCGTCAACCTGAGTTTGAAAACATGCATGGCATTTCAGAAAAGCTCTCAAATTTGGCAAAGCCTTACTTCCATGTCCATGTCCAAACACTTTGAACAAAACAGCACTATTCAAGGTCTTAAAATACAAACTGCTGACTCACTTGTGTGGAACACCAGATAAGACTTTTTGAGCCTGATGCTCTCACATTTCTTTTGGTCTTACATGTCATTGTTTCACTTTGCCTTTGCATTTAAAATAGTCTTAAATTCAATATGCAGATACCTGCAATGAACACTGACAAAACTGCACCTTACGTCTGCATTGTCTCCAGAAGTAGGCTATAGTGCGATCCATTTACCATCGGTACTCGGAAGCCAGAGCTGGGAATGCGATCCATTTAACAAGTCAgatttttcattgtggggttagctctagccaggttagccattgttagcaataccagttgataacaatgcattagggtgtgtttttgtacatacaAACAGTGTAGCAACATGTCCGCAGATAGAAgctggacaggactgtgtgtacgactgatttagtgagacacaaataagacactagtattactacagctttcactactgttgatgcacggagcagccatgttggatttttagctcggGGTACTGCGAGGCTGTCTGAGTTCtgagctcggaaatccgaggtcagggggcgtgtttccgactttggcCTTGGAAAAAtccgacttccgagtacaaTTAGAACACGCTATTATATCCTCCCTTTAAGCCGTCTGTCTTCACTAATAACTTAATAAAATGGAACTTTTGTCGGATTCATCAATGGATTCTTATTTCCAAAAAATTCACAGGCAACAACAGAATTTAAAGTTCTAAACCCAACGGATCAGGAAAATAATCGATGCAAGATATTCCAGCAGCATAGGTCAAATGTTTCCAAACGGGTTTGTTCTTGCATTCTACAAAAATAGCCCGGTGATTTGGTTGAACATTAAGTGGTAGTAGCATCTTTCTCAATCACCCCCTTGTCTTTGCAAATCAGAACTTATTTCTGGATTTACATGTTAGGATGAGGTGATGGGGGGCTGAACGgggtctttttctgtctttctggtGCATATGTACCAAGCAGTTGTCGTAGTTTTCTTTGCAGGTTTTTAGGGAGGATCTAGATTACAGAATAACTAACTGGAACCAGGATTAATTGAGAGTAGATTTCAGGGTTTGTCCTTTACATCCCCTGCTGGTTGTGAGCGTTCCTGCTGTTTCCCTGCCTCAGCTGACT
This region of Sander vitreus isolate 19-12246 chromosome 20, sanVit1, whole genome shotgun sequence genomic DNA includes:
- the sgpp1b gene encoding sphingosine-1-phosphate phosphatase 1 isoform X1, with product MEKSNRFVELYRYLQDPHLVARFQRFCGVRGSFSRTVCAGSNVTTTSSSSKEADRTYSHNNGACHHHITEENESENLAVIGAGEGEKAQTAAVGVRKRITDSNVPKNRGEESEYAPQNGALVSASTAKGETVGVGSIGRCLAGATAAGLGGHSGVRPDFSEATETEERQTEKSSTVKPLRKNSLTGDAGQEFLIENRFLYYMFTFGTELGNELFYITFFPFVVWNVDAFVGRRLIMVWVWVMYLGQCTKDVIGWSRPASPPVVKVEMFYNSEYSMPSTHAMSSTAIPFSLFFMTYGRWECVLSPPQYPFMLGFCLALCWCLLVCVSRIYMGMHSVLDVIAGVLYSSLILLVFLPLLDLIDGFNLTCRYAPLIIVCLHLGLGLFSFTLDTWSTSRGDTAQILGTGAGVALASHVNHYLGLMPDPAPELLPFALPDLSADLVGTGVLRLVLGVLVLISTRALMKAVTIPLVCRVFGVPSADVRKARQHMEVELPYRYIVYGAVGFNVLFLVPFLFSYIGLS
- the sgpp1b gene encoding sphingosine-1-phosphate phosphatase 1 isoform X2: MEKSNRFVELYRYLQDPHLVARFQRFCGVRGSFSRTVCAGSNVTTTSSSSKEADRTYSHNNGACHHHITEENESENLAVIGAGEGEKAQTAAVGVRKRITDSNVPKNRGEESEYAPQNGALVSASTAKGETVGVGSIGRCLAGATAAGLGGHSGVRPDFSEATETEERQTEKSSTVKPLRKNSLTGDAGQEFLIENRFLYYMFTFGTELGNELFYITFFPFVVWNVDAFVGRRLIMVWVWVMYLGQCTKDVIGWSRPASPPVVKVEMFYNSEYSMPSTHAMSSTAIPFSLFFMTYGRWEYPFMLGFCLALCWCLLVCVSRIYMGMHSVLDVIAGVLYSSLILLVFLPLLDLIDGFNLTCRYAPLIIVCLHLGLGLFSFTLDTWSTSRGDTAQILGTGAGVALASHVNHYLGLMPDPAPELLPFALPDLSADLVGTGVLRLVLGVLVLISTRALMKAVTIPLVCRVFGVPSADVRKARQHMEVELPYRYIVYGAVGFNVLFLVPFLFSYIGLS